GTTCAAGGTGAGCGATACGCTCCGCATCCTCGCTGGATTGCTTATCCGTGGAAGTAAATACACTGACAGCATTTTCAAGGAACTGCTGCTTCCACTTAGAGACCTGGTCTTCGCTGAGGTTGTGTCGTCTACAGAGCTCTGCTTGGGAACTTTCACCCGTAAGTGCCTCAAGCACAACTTCGGTTTTAAACTCGGGCGTGAAGGTTCTTCGTTTTCGTTTCGCCATCGGAATTCTCCTTTCTGTGAGATTGTATTATAGCACAATCTTGGTTTAGGGAGTGGCCCGAATTTACGGTGGCAGTACACCACCGCAGGTGTAGTAGGAGCAAAACTGTCCACTTAGCGGATAACTTGATGTTACAGAGTGTGAATCCGCGAAATCCGTGTAATCCGCATAATCCGCGATTCAGACAGTTCCCCAAAATTGAAATTGACAAACCAGCGTGAACATGGTATGATTTAATATGTAGTGGAGACACGTTGTAGGAGTAAGAAGCAGAATAAAGCGTCTGAATCGCGGGTTGTGTGGAAACTCCGTTTGCAAGGATTCAAGAGGTACCCAAAATGCAAAAATACGATGTTGCACTGTCATTTGCAGGGGAAGATCGAGAGTATGCCGAGGCTTTGGCAAACCTGCTTAAAGCTGGAGGATACTCGTGTTTTTACGATAAAAACGAGTTATCCAATCTCTGGGGCAAAAATCTCTATGATTACTTGTCATGGGTTTACAAAGACCCAGCGCGCTATTGCGTGATGTTCCTGTCAAAACACTACGAGCGCAAGTTATGGACAAACCATGAACGCCAGATGGCTCAAGCACGGGCATTTCAGGAAAACCGCGAGTATATCCTTCCCGTCCGCCTTGACGATACAGAAATCCCTGGAATCCCTCCCACAGTCGGGTATCTTGATTTACGTTCAATGACGATTGAAGAAGTGTATGAGGCTTTAGATAAAAAATTATCAGGCACAACACCAAAAACCGCTGCAACGGATCGAATGACTTCCAAGGGCGTTGAGAAAGACACAACCGAATATGTTCTGTTAGTTTCTGAAGATGGAAAGTTGTATTTCATTCCAGTTCAAAATGCCCGTTGGGATTCAACAGAAATTTCGCTTGAACTGCTTCCAGAATCTCCTGAAGAAACCGCTTTCCTCCGTACGTTAAGAAGACATATCAATGATGCATTTGCAAGGGATGTTCACATTGCACTTGCGCTCAGAGAAGATGCCGCGTGGGTAAAACCCCAAGAAATTGTAGAAACCACATCCGGTTCTCAAATCGTTTGGAAAGTCGTTTTCAACGAGGAAAGACGCAGGCAAAATGGGGATCCCTTGGGTGAGGTCACTTTCGGATCCTTTACACCGGAAAGGATTGCAGAAGAACGTGCCAAACGGATATTGCTTGATAAGAAATTAGGCGAACTCCCCGCAGATTTTCAGAACAGAACAGGACCCGTCGGGTTGCTCAACGAAACCACATTGGAAATGTATGTTCGAGGTACAAACGGATTTCAAGTTTCTGCATCACCTATTCCACCCTTATACCGCTCTATCGGAAAAAGCCAAGGTCAATTTGAGAAGTTTGCCCGTTTAACGTCTGTTCTTTACTTGAAACTTTCAAACACAGTTGAGGAAATACTTCAATTTGATTTAAGACTTTTGAATGCTAATCAAGTGGAAGTCAAATTTAAAGGAAGGCGACACAAACGGTTTACGAACGAACCTCCTTATATTTTTGAAGTTAATGGCACCTGCCAACTCTCTGAATAACCTGCCTTTTGAAAACTCAAGATCCCTCGCTGTCTTAGTAGAATATTGATCTGAATCCACTGACCTATTTTATCTAAATTCAAACAAAAGCAAAACCTGAATGGGAACAAACGATTATTTTGGAAGATAAAAATAACATCACCGCTAAAACCATCAACGAATTTATAGAATGGGCAGCACAATTTAGCGATGGACAATACTTATTTCGTGGCGTTTCAACAGAAAGTTACAAAATAGAAGCATCCGCTTACCGTCGCCTCCCAGAAATCGACAGAAATGATCCAAAAAAGTTGCTCAAAATCAACAAAGATTTAATAATGAAAGCGAAGGCGTTGGGACACGATGAAAAAAATGGGCAACAATTATCTGATTTAGAAATACTTGCAGAACTTCAACATTTCGGTGCCGCCACCTGTCTGATAGATTTTTCACGGAGTGCCTTGGTCGCGCTCTGGTTTGCTTGCCAACAGGGTTCAAGAGGCGGAGCAAACGGAAAAGTCTATGCCGTCCGCCATGATGATATGGTTCGACTAAAAACGGTTAATCCCGATTTAATCACAAAAGATATTGATTATTTTCTCGAACCGGACGAAAGCGGTAGATATCCGCTCTATCAATGGCAACCCAAACTTCAAAATAATCGTATCATTGCTCAACAATCTGTCTTTGTATTCAGCGGTGCCCAAATTGAAGCCGAGGCTGAATGTATCATTGATAA
The window above is part of the Candidatus Poribacteria bacterium genome. Proteins encoded here:
- a CDS encoding transposase; protein product: MAKRKRRTFTPEFKTEVVLEALTGESSQAELCRRHNLSEDQVSKWKQQFLENAVSVFTSTDKQSSEDAERIAHLERLVGRMAVAMDIQKKALTFLS
- a CDS encoding TIR domain-containing protein, with protein sequence MQKYDVALSFAGEDREYAEALANLLKAGGYSCFYDKNELSNLWGKNLYDYLSWVYKDPARYCVMFLSKHYERKLWTNHERQMAQARAFQENREYILPVRLDDTEIPGIPPTVGYLDLRSMTIEEVYEALDKKLSGTTPKTAATDRMTSKGVEKDTTEYVLLVSEDGKLYFIPVQNARWDSTEISLELLPESPEETAFLRTLRRHINDAFARDVHIALALREDAAWVKPQEIVETTSGSQIVWKVVFNEERRRQNGDPLGEVTFGSFTPERIAEERAKRILLDKKLGELPADFQNRTGPVGLLNETTLEMYVRGTNGFQVSASPIPPLYRSIGKSQGQFEKFARLTSVLYLKLSNTVEEILQFDLRLLNANQVEVKFKGRRHKRFTNEPPYIFEVNGTCQLSE